The following are encoded in a window of Deinococcus misasensis DSM 22328 genomic DNA:
- a CDS encoding MFS transporter translates to MQSLYADIHDSKRLNTLKLSVWEGCIWQIYATWLLGPIFIGYLGHLGATSAELAFAGSIPFLAQLTGPITAWWVSLVKKRKKLMFYLGMVSRLLGLIPLTLLFVEMPRDEKVFWLLLGLTFTNIFQSAAGTIWSGIMGDVVPGQIRGRFFGMRNGLMGVCATAASLGGGLIIDHLVSPMNYALLFGAAFVLSIVSTLMYLMYHDPFPSAPKLTFKDVVMTPLRDPEFAPFLRFMTVWGGAQAFCTVMLTPYFLNELHFTMTQVGLYAALTAAVGLLVNYQIGFIVDRIPNMLVLKICALLSAFLIPLTLIVVHLTHWTSLVWVLAVMEAVIYSAANLAIFNLAMHKTQPGNRLPYLSSGSLLSGAASFVMGLVAGWVVTVLQKPGVPGDYLEYFLLCIVLRLVSLMPIRGVRIADAKQAELASQGQ, encoded by the coding sequence ATGCAATCCCTGTACGCCGACATCCACGACTCGAAACGATTAAACACCCTCAAGCTCTCGGTCTGGGAAGGCTGCATCTGGCAAATCTATGCGACCTGGCTGCTCGGCCCGATTTTCATCGGGTACCTCGGGCATCTGGGGGCCACCAGTGCAGAACTGGCTTTCGCAGGAAGCATTCCCTTTCTGGCCCAACTCACCGGACCCATCACCGCATGGTGGGTGTCTCTGGTCAAAAAACGCAAGAAGCTGATGTTTTATCTGGGCATGGTCAGCCGCCTGCTCGGCCTGATTCCCCTCACCCTGCTGTTTGTTGAAATGCCCAGAGATGAAAAAGTCTTCTGGTTGCTGCTTGGACTTACCTTCACCAACATCTTCCAGTCTGCTGCTGGCACCATCTGGAGCGGCATCATGGGAGATGTGGTCCCCGGCCAGATCCGTGGGCGCTTCTTTGGCATGCGAAACGGTCTGATGGGGGTGTGTGCAACGGCAGCTTCACTGGGGGGTGGCCTGATCATCGACCATCTGGTGTCGCCGATGAATTACGCTTTGCTGTTTGGAGCGGCCTTTGTGCTGTCCATTGTGTCCACCTTGATGTACCTGATGTACCACGATCCTTTTCCTTCTGCACCCAAACTCACCTTCAAGGATGTGGTCATGACCCCCCTCAGAGACCCGGAGTTTGCGCCTTTCTTGCGGTTCATGACCGTGTGGGGAGGGGCACAGGCGTTTTGCACCGTCATGTTGACTCCTTACTTCCTGAACGAACTGCACTTCACCATGACGCAGGTGGGCCTGTATGCCGCCCTGACGGCAGCGGTGGGCTTGCTGGTGAATTACCAGATCGGTTTCATTGTGGACCGCATCCCCAACATGCTGGTTTTGAAAATCTGCGCCCTGCTGAGTGCTTTTCTGATTCCCCTCACCCTGATTGTGGTGCATCTGACCCACTGGACTTCTCTGGTGTGGGTGCTGGCGGTCATGGAAGCGGTGATTTACAGTGCAGCCAACCTGGCGATTTTCAATCTGGCGATGCACAAAACCCAACCCGGCAACCGTTTGCCTTACCTGTCCTCAGGCAGTTTGCTCTCTGGGGCGGCTTCTTTTGTGATGGGTCTGGTGGCAGGCTGGGTGGTGACAGTGCTGCAAAAACCCGGTGTTCCCGGTGATTACCTTGAATACTTCCTGCTGTGCATTGTCTTGAGGTTGGTCTCGTTGATGCCCATCCGTGGGGTCAGAATCGCTGATGCAAAACAGGCCGAGTTGGCTTCGCAAGGGCAGTGA
- a CDS encoding glycoside hydrolase family 3 protein, which translates to MTQHTPSQTFIENLLSEMTLAEKIGQMTQPEKNSVKKGDIARFSLGSVLSGGGGNPTENNPRNWREMVLGFIEESQGSRLKIPLIYGVDAVHGHNNMFGATIFPHNIALGATRDTDLVRRIGRATALEVAATGVRWDFAPAVSIPYDIRWGRSFEGYSQDTQLVGQLAAAYIEGLRGESWNSPSSVLPSVKHFVADGATTFGSSRRISGDPNALQNDATLANAHVDASMQALLDLGAWQLDQGNSEIDEQTLREVHLPPYKRAIEAGALNIMTSYSSWNGVKMHGHDYLVNTVLKGEMGFEGFIVTDWEGIDQIDADYYTCVVKSINAGIDMVMVPFKYERFIETLTRAVEAGDVPLSRIDDAVRRILHTKHALGLFENQPLPELEVVGSRAHREIAREAVRKSQVLLKNEGVFPLSKNARVLLAGSAANDLGAQCGGWTISWMGGHGQITEGTNVLEAFKATLSRPELLTYSEDGTTDQRFEVGVVVIAEEPAAEGMGDRFELKLTDAHIQTIQNARAHCDKVAVLLFSGRPYVVTEHISGWDAFVASWLPGSEGQGIADVVFGDFPFTGKLGFHWPYSQQDLQLTPESKHLFKIGDGLTTLKTPVTI; encoded by the coding sequence ATGACCCAGCACACCCCCTCCCAAACCTTCATCGAAAACCTGCTCTCAGAAATGACCCTTGCTGAAAAAATCGGACAGATGACCCAACCCGAGAAAAACAGCGTCAAAAAGGGCGACATTGCCCGATTCAGCCTCGGGTCGGTGCTCAGCGGAGGGGGAGGCAACCCCACCGAAAACAACCCCAGAAACTGGCGTGAAATGGTGCTGGGATTCATCGAAGAATCCCAAGGGTCCCGCCTGAAAATCCCCCTGATTTACGGCGTGGACGCCGTGCACGGACACAACAACATGTTTGGGGCCACCATCTTCCCCCACAACATCGCTCTGGGGGCCACCCGAGACACCGACCTCGTGCGCAGAATTGGCCGGGCCACCGCTCTGGAAGTGGCTGCCACCGGGGTGCGCTGGGATTTCGCCCCAGCCGTCTCGATTCCTTACGACATCCGCTGGGGACGCAGCTTCGAAGGCTACAGCCAGGACACCCAACTGGTCGGCCAACTGGCCGCTGCCTACATCGAAGGCCTGAGGGGCGAAAGCTGGAACAGCCCGAGCAGTGTGCTGCCATCTGTCAAGCACTTTGTGGCAGACGGAGCCACCACCTTTGGCAGCTCCAGACGCATCTCTGGTGACCCCAACGCCCTGCAAAACGATGCCACCCTCGCCAATGCCCATGTGGATGCTTCCATGCAGGCCCTCCTCGACCTCGGGGCATGGCAACTGGACCAGGGCAACAGCGAAATCGACGAACAAACCCTGCGTGAAGTGCACCTGCCCCCCTACAAACGGGCCATAGAAGCCGGAGCCCTGAACATCATGACTTCCTACTCCAGCTGGAATGGGGTCAAAATGCACGGTCACGATTATCTGGTGAACACCGTCCTGAAAGGTGAAATGGGCTTTGAAGGCTTCATCGTCACCGACTGGGAAGGCATCGACCAGATTGATGCGGATTACTACACCTGCGTGGTCAAATCCATCAACGCTGGCATCGACATGGTGATGGTGCCGTTCAAATACGAGCGTTTCATCGAAACCCTCACCCGTGCTGTGGAGGCCGGAGATGTGCCCCTCTCCCGCATTGATGACGCTGTGCGCCGCATCCTGCACACCAAACACGCTCTGGGCCTCTTTGAAAACCAGCCCCTCCCCGAGCTGGAAGTGGTCGGCTCCAGAGCCCACCGCGAAATTGCCCGCGAAGCTGTGCGCAAATCACAGGTGCTCCTGAAAAACGAGGGTGTGTTCCCCCTCAGCAAGAACGCCAGAGTGCTGCTGGCGGGCAGTGCTGCCAACGACCTCGGGGCACAGTGCGGCGGATGGACCATCTCATGGATGGGCGGACATGGCCAGATCACCGAAGGCACCAACGTGCTGGAGGCCTTCAAAGCCACCCTCAGCCGTCCTGAACTGCTCACCTACAGCGAAGACGGCACCACCGACCAGCGCTTCGAAGTGGGCGTGGTGGTCATCGCCGAAGAACCCGCTGCCGAAGGCATGGGAGACCGCTTCGAACTGAAACTCACCGATGCCCACATCCAGACCATCCAGAACGCCAGAGCCCACTGTGACAAAGTGGCCGTGCTGCTGTTCTCGGGCCGTCCTTACGTGGTCACCGAACACATCTCTGGCTGGGATGCTTTTGTGGCCAGCTGGCTGCCCGGCTCAGAAGGTCAGGGCATCGCCGATGTGGTGTTTGGAGATTTCCCCTTCACTGGAAAACTGGGATTCCACTGGCCTTACAGCCAGCAAGACCTCCAACTCACCCCTGAAAGCAAACACCTGTTCAAAATCGGGGATGGCCTGACCACCCTCAAAACCCCTGTCACGATCTGA
- a CDS encoding RCC1 domain-containing protein: MKTTWMLFSVMFLQACNTVSPPSLMPATPEGITLTNLQGWPHLEWKDTPDETAYEVMFSKQGEKFEVKAHLDANTTRYPMDEQAGYYAVRSLKAHQTSEMGHTVYYAAPQNLQNNVYVVLQGSLTPLDSQAPCLWSSKTPEVATVQQNNVLALKTGTADLACTLENRILKGIRLQVYPPILPSEQILSSGNQHNLLVWQGQLQTWGWNGYGQVGTSPLPEVMQVAAGWNHSLLLTRQGEVYAWGANQMGQLGLGHTEDQISPVHVSGLTGITAIAAGLEHTVAVQQNGSVWTWGNNNVGQLGTGNTESQSKPVQIPDLTGIVQVSAGVGHTLALKNDGTVWAWGWNLDGQLGIGNTTSQTRPVQISELTGIVQVAAGHHHSLALRADGVVFAWGDNHNGRLGTGDTLRQLKPVVVQGLPAIQSLAAGASHTLALAQNQKVYSWGKNQNGQLGLGNAQDQWTPREVQGLPSVVALSAGRAHSVVLTENQTLWGWGSNFAGQLGAEPFEDVLLPEQLRVF, translated from the coding sequence ATGAAAACCACTTGGATGCTGTTTTCAGTGATGTTCCTGCAAGCTTGCAACACGGTTTCGCCTCCCTCCTTGATGCCCGCCACGCCAGAGGGCATCACCCTCACCAACTTGCAAGGATGGCCCCATCTGGAGTGGAAAGACACCCCGGACGAAACCGCATATGAGGTGATGTTCAGCAAACAGGGAGAAAAGTTTGAAGTCAAAGCCCATCTGGATGCCAACACCACCCGTTATCCCATGGATGAACAGGCTGGATATTATGCGGTGCGCTCCCTGAAGGCCCATCAAACCTCTGAAATGGGCCACACGGTGTATTACGCTGCGCCCCAGAACCTGCAAAACAACGTGTATGTGGTGTTGCAGGGCAGCCTCACACCTCTGGACAGTCAGGCCCCTTGCCTGTGGTCGAGCAAAACCCCCGAGGTGGCAACGGTTCAGCAAAACAACGTGCTGGCTTTGAAGACCGGAACGGCGGACCTCGCTTGCACTCTGGAAAACCGAATCCTGAAAGGAATACGGCTGCAGGTTTATCCGCCCATTTTGCCTTCAGAACAGATCCTTTCCAGCGGAAACCAGCACAACCTGCTGGTCTGGCAAGGTCAGCTTCAAACGTGGGGATGGAACGGTTACGGTCAGGTGGGCACCTCTCCCCTGCCAGAGGTGATGCAGGTGGCGGCAGGCTGGAACCATTCCTTGCTGCTGACCCGACAAGGTGAAGTGTACGCATGGGGCGCAAACCAGATGGGTCAGTTGGGCCTCGGGCATACTGAAGACCAGATTTCTCCAGTTCACGTCTCAGGTTTGACCGGAATCACGGCCATTGCTGCTGGGCTGGAACACACGGTGGCCGTCCAGCAGAACGGCAGCGTGTGGACTTGGGGCAACAACAATGTGGGGCAACTCGGGACGGGCAACACCGAAAGCCAGAGCAAACCTGTGCAAATTCCAGACCTGACTGGAATCGTGCAGGTTTCCGCTGGAGTGGGTCACACACTGGCCCTGAAAAACGATGGAACCGTGTGGGCATGGGGCTGGAATCTGGATGGGCAACTCGGGATCGGCAACACCACAAGCCAGACCAGACCTGTGCAGATCTCCGAACTGACCGGGATCGTGCAGGTGGCAGCGGGTCACCACCATTCGCTGGCTTTGCGTGCAGATGGGGTGGTTTTTGCATGGGGAGACAACCACAACGGCAGGCTCGGGACCGGCGACACCCTCAGGCAACTGAAACCCGTGGTGGTGCAAGGACTTCCGGCCATCCAGAGCCTTGCTGCTGGAGCCTCACACACTCTGGCCCTTGCACAGAACCAGAAAGTGTACAGTTGGGGCAAAAACCAGAATGGGCAGTTGGGCCTCGGGAATGCTCAGGACCAGTGGACCCCCAGAGAAGTGCAGGGTTTGCCCTCTGTGGTGGCCCTGTCGGCAGGTCGGGCGCACAGCGTGGTGCTCACCGAAAACCAGACCTTGTGGGGTTGGGGCAGCAATTTTGCCGGGCAACTCGGGGCAGAACCTTTTGAAGATGTTTTGCTGCCAGAGCAGTTGAGGGTGTTTTAG
- a CDS encoding helix-turn-helix transcriptional regulator, with protein MLENRTSNHTVFSFHPGCFLKRECTDRGENLADLAKVLDCTLEMLEHVCAGEAPLTPEMAYRLQHHWEISAGLLIGAQRDFEAGLPWTIVDQDT; from the coding sequence GTGCTGGAGAATCGAACTTCCAACCATACGGTCTTCTCTTTTCATCCCGGTTGCTTCCTGAAGCGGGAATGCACAGACCGTGGAGAAAACCTTGCTGATCTTGCAAAAGTGCTGGACTGCACTCTGGAAATGCTGGAACATGTCTGCGCAGGCGAAGCCCCACTCACGCCAGAGATGGCCTACCGCCTGCAACACCACTGGGAAATCTCCGCAGGACTTTTGATTGGTGCCCAGAGGGACTTCGAAGCTGGACTGCCCTGGACCATTGTGGACCAAGACACTTGA
- a CDS encoding DHA2 family efflux MFS transporter permease subunit — protein MTQTPYNTLTKRQTSMALMAVLLAVLLASMNQTIVSTAGPAIQTALNIENSLYSWITTAYLLASTTLVPIYGKLSDLVGRKPILILGTLIFIAGSVVCGTSGSVGMLIAGRAIQGLGGAALLGLMYAVIADLYPPEQRSKFTGLIGAAFSLSTVLGSIVGGYVTDHFGWHNVFFISVPLGVLTLIPMLLMPTLKQERKRQPIDLLGAMLLSVFSVTLLLGLTMGKTSVGPGESGWLWGSWQILTLLGSAVLALVLFILTELRVQDPIINVRLFRNRTIAIANLTTFILGVVFFAATVFLPLFMVNVVGLSATNAGLTTFPLTIGLVLSAIVSGQMYARTGKMKPIIFAGSLILMLGFVLMGFTLTPHSTQFELTWKMIVVGMGLGPVLPMLTLAIQSAIDPRDIGQATGTNNFLRSLGSTIGVAVLGTLFASTLKSEINDTVEHAKKELPSSMQSQFSVTGNSGKKGNSAQSFDAPKLKKEATAKLQETRSRYVAALQDHDAKAIQALLNDPKTPKELRDVLKNGGFEGTIQKAFQAQRGLMRRAIVDRDPRAIARIVEDQTYPQELKALVQQGVGAQVSTTIGHQRDLLTRALLFNDPAAVREVLASPSTPEALRTTLQNGGVAAQVKKGFEAQRALFKKALLEADPRAIQTLLANPEMPAELKNALQHGGIQGNIRFQFEQQKTLIRQALLKNDPAATAQILSNPALPAELKNVFQNGGVTARVKAGFAAQRALFTRAILKNDAQAVQEVLSNKALPAELKGLFQNGGLEAKVKTGMEQQKDLLTRAIQNNDPQAIEALLKSPSTPEALRKTLTAGGVRVAVKQGMEAQKTSVDRAILAGDLAPVLQSPQLPEALKKALSALPVQALATPEARQATVQQINASLDQSESAAEEQAIQTALQQTHAGLDAAYPAALQQARETALQKVLDGLNLKEQLTLKTAPEEALNKILTGLNAREQNLLKTAPQEAYSSALAKLDAREPTVAAQAPLQALEAALVKLDQAEQQALKTAPEEALKKVLRTLDAKEQDTLKTVPASSLNKILKGLDEAKTKIIPVIDEIAAGIKQSFTDAVSLLYQVGLWVTLLATAIAMLLPEGGIRKVSREEILEDEFRSVEV, from the coding sequence ATGACCCAAACCCCCTACAACACCCTCACCAAACGGCAAACCAGCATGGCCCTGATGGCCGTCTTGCTGGCGGTTTTGCTGGCCAGCATGAACCAGACCATCGTGTCCACGGCAGGTCCGGCCATTCAAACCGCCCTGAACATCGAAAACAGCCTGTACTCGTGGATCACCACCGCTTACCTGCTGGCCAGCACCACACTGGTGCCGATTTACGGCAAGCTGTCCGATCTGGTGGGCCGCAAACCGATCCTGATTCTGGGTACCCTGATTTTCATTGCTGGTTCGGTGGTGTGCGGAACCTCGGGTTCGGTGGGCATGCTGATTGCAGGCCGGGCCATTCAAGGTCTAGGGGGCGCAGCCCTCTTGGGCCTGATGTACGCCGTGATTGCAGACCTTTACCCCCCCGAGCAGCGCAGCAAATTCACCGGTTTGATTGGCGCAGCGTTCAGCCTCTCGACGGTGCTGGGCTCCATTGTGGGTGGATACGTCACCGACCACTTCGGCTGGCACAACGTGTTTTTCATCAGTGTGCCCCTTGGGGTCCTGACCCTGATTCCCATGCTCCTGATGCCCACCCTCAAGCAGGAACGGAAAAGGCAACCCATCGACCTGCTCGGGGCCATGCTGCTCTCTGTGTTCAGCGTGACTTTGCTGCTGGGCCTCACCATGGGCAAAACCAGCGTTGGACCCGGTGAAAGTGGCTGGCTCTGGGGCTCTTGGCAAATCCTGACCTTGCTGGGCAGTGCTGTGCTGGCCCTTGTGCTGTTCATCCTGACCGAACTGAGGGTCCAGGACCCCATCATCAATGTGCGCCTGTTCAGGAACCGCACCATCGCCATTGCCAACCTGACCACCTTCATCCTCGGGGTGGTGTTCTTCGCGGCCACGGTGTTTTTGCCCCTGTTCATGGTGAACGTGGTGGGGCTTTCTGCCACCAACGCTGGCCTCACCACCTTTCCACTGACCATCGGACTGGTGCTCAGCGCCATCGTGTCTGGGCAAATGTACGCCAGAACCGGCAAAATGAAACCGATCATTTTTGCAGGCAGCCTGATCCTGATGCTCGGGTTTGTGCTGATGGGATTCACCCTCACCCCCCACTCCACCCAGTTTGAACTCACCTGGAAGATGATTGTGGTGGGCATGGGATTGGGTCCGGTGCTGCCGATGCTGACCCTCGCCATCCAGAGCGCCATCGATCCCAGAGACATCGGGCAGGCCACCGGAACCAACAACTTCCTGCGTTCACTGGGCAGCACCATCGGGGTGGCGGTGCTCGGGACCCTGTTTGCATCAACCCTGAAAAGCGAAATCAACGACACGGTAGAGCATGCCAAAAAAGAACTGCCCTCCAGCATGCAGTCACAATTCAGCGTGACTGGAAACTCTGGGAAAAAAGGCAACAGTGCCCAGAGCTTTGATGCCCCCAAACTCAAGAAAGAAGCCACTGCAAAACTGCAAGAAACCCGCAGCCGTTATGTGGCTGCCCTGCAAGACCACGATGCGAAAGCCATTCAAGCGTTGCTGAACGACCCCAAAACCCCCAAAGAACTGCGAGACGTGCTGAAAAACGGTGGTTTTGAAGGCACCATCCAGAAGGCTTTTCAGGCCCAGCGTGGCCTGATGAGACGGGCCATTGTGGACCGGGACCCCAGAGCGATTGCCCGCATTGTGGAAGACCAAACCTACCCTCAGGAACTCAAAGCTCTGGTGCAGCAGGGGGTGGGGGCACAGGTGAGCACCACCATCGGTCACCAGAGGGACCTCTTGACCCGTGCCTTGCTGTTCAACGATCCTGCCGCCGTGCGTGAAGTGCTGGCCAGTCCCTCCACCCCTGAAGCGCTGCGCACCACTTTGCAAAACGGTGGGGTTGCCGCACAGGTCAAAAAAGGCTTCGAGGCCCAGAGGGCGCTGTTCAAAAAAGCCCTCTTGGAGGCAGACCCTCGGGCCATCCAGACCCTGCTGGCCAACCCAGAGATGCCTGCAGAACTGAAAAACGCCTTGCAACATGGTGGCATTCAGGGCAACATCCGCTTTCAGTTTGAGCAGCAGAAAACCCTGATCCGTCAGGCCCTGCTGAAAAACGATCCTGCTGCCACCGCACAGATCCTGAGCAATCCTGCTTTGCCTGCAGAACTGAAAAACGTCTTTCAGAACGGAGGGGTCACCGCCAGAGTCAAAGCCGGTTTTGCTGCACAACGGGCACTGTTCACCCGCGCCATCCTGAAAAACGATGCGCAAGCTGTGCAGGAAGTCCTGAGCAACAAAGCCCTGCCGGCAGAACTCAAAGGGCTGTTTCAAAATGGCGGTCTGGAAGCCAAAGTGAAAACAGGCATGGAGCAACAAAAAGACCTGCTGACCCGGGCCATTCAAAACAACGACCCTCAGGCCATTGAGGCCCTGCTGAAAAGCCCCTCCACCCCTGAAGCCCTCAGAAAAACCCTCACTGCAGGAGGGGTGCGCGTCGCAGTCAAACAGGGCATGGAAGCCCAGAAAACTTCAGTAGACCGGGCCATCCTTGCTGGTGATCTGGCTCCTGTGCTGCAAAGCCCCCAGTTGCCCGAGGCCCTCAAAAAAGCCCTGTCGGCTTTGCCTGTGCAGGCTCTGGCCACCCCGGAAGCCCGGCAGGCCACCGTCCAGCAGATCAATGCCTCTCTGGATCAGTCGGAAAGTGCAGCCGAAGAACAGGCCATTCAGACAGCCCTGCAACAAACCCACGCTGGACTGGATGCTGCATATCCTGCAGCCCTGCAACAGGCCCGTGAAACCGCCCTTCAGAAAGTGCTGGACGGCCTGAACCTGAAAGAACAGCTAACCCTGAAAACCGCTCCAGAGGAAGCCCTGAACAAAATCCTGACCGGCCTGAATGCCAGAGAGCAAAACCTGCTGAAAACCGCTCCACAGGAGGCTTACAGCAGTGCACTTGCCAAGCTGGACGCCAGAGAGCCCACCGTGGCTGCACAGGCCCCCTTGCAAGCCCTTGAAGCTGCGCTGGTGAAACTGGATCAGGCAGAGCAGCAAGCCCTGAAAACCGCTCCAGAAGAAGCCCTGAAAAAGGTGCTGAGAACACTGGACGCCAAAGAGCAAGACACCCTGAAAACCGTTCCTGCCTCTTCACTGAACAAAATCCTGAAAGGGCTGGATGAGGCGAAAACCAAAATCATTCCGGTCATTGATGAAATTGCAGCAGGCATCAAGCAGTCTTTCACCGATGCGGTTTCCTTGCTGTATCAGGTGGGTTTGTGGGTGACTTTGCTGGCCACAGCCATCGCCATGTTGCTGCCAGAAGGGGGCATTCGCAAAGTCAGCCGGGAAGAAATTCTGGAAGACGAGTTCCGCTCTGTGGAAGTCTGA
- a CDS encoding MarR family winged helix-turn-helix transcriptional regulator, protein MNPPEHPPSAAVQVVTEMIWTHWNFSHHLKQHHLKTLKQRHGLDLEELLLLTLICQHAHQPKKLAQALGVTPHRVSRALDDLSQKGLILRSIHPTDARKLHIELTDRGKNTLADASRTFQQPLQDLFAAFSPQELKNLLDLMHKLRQALPSGEHP, encoded by the coding sequence ATGAATCCCCCAGAGCATCCACCCTCCGCAGCCGTTCAGGTGGTCACCGAAATGATCTGGACCCACTGGAATTTCTCCCACCACCTCAAGCAACACCACCTCAAGACCCTCAAGCAACGCCATGGTCTGGATCTGGAAGAACTTTTGCTGCTCACCTTGATTTGCCAGCATGCCCACCAGCCCAAGAAGCTGGCGCAAGCCCTCGGGGTGACCCCCCACCGGGTTTCCAGAGCTCTGGATGACCTCTCGCAGAAAGGGTTGATCCTGCGCAGCATTCACCCCACTGATGCCCGCAAACTGCACATCGAACTGACCGATCGGGGGAAAAACACTCTTGCAGACGCCAGTCGCACCTTTCAGCAACCTCTGCAAGACCTTTTTGCAGCTTTCAGCCCTCAAGAACTCAAAAACCTGCTGGATTTGATGCACAAACTGCGTCAGGCCTTGCCCTCTGGAGAACACCCATGA
- a CDS encoding MarR family winged helix-turn-helix transcriptional regulator has translation MSTLPSAELTELASRYLLVYWQHREHFARMLAPILKAEHGLELRDYGILRYLEQDGVTPGVLSEVLHLPGYATSRLLDPLIKKGLIVRSVDPQDARRYLLQLTEQGRGVIRTIEGRFAQELARTFERLGKDRVMVLMDTLESLSKV, from the coding sequence ATGTCCACCCTGCCCTCTGCTGAACTCACCGAACTGGCTTCCCGGTACCTGCTGGTCTACTGGCAGCATCGGGAGCATTTTGCACGCATGCTGGCCCCGATCCTCAAAGCCGAACATGGCCTTGAACTGCGGGATTACGGCATCCTGCGTTACCTCGAACAGGATGGGGTGACCCCCGGCGTGCTCTCAGAGGTGTTGCACCTGCCCGGATATGCCACCAGCAGGCTTCTGGACCCCCTCATCAAAAAAGGCCTGATTGTGCGCTCTGTGGACCCTCAGGACGCAAGGCGTTACCTGTTGCAACTCACCGAACAGGGAAGGGGGGTGATCCGCACCATTGAAGGCCGTTTTGCACAGGAACTGGCCCGCACTTTTGAACGTCTGGGCAAAGACCGGGTGATGGTGCTGATGGACACCCTCGAATCCCTCTCCAAGGTTTGA